In Zea mays cultivar B73 chromosome 7, Zm-B73-REFERENCE-NAM-5.0, whole genome shotgun sequence, the following proteins share a genomic window:
- the LOC100501311 gene encoding uncharacterized protein LOC100501311 — MGKQLCDMHRSRRRARIVAAALLSAFAAAAAALTVYLVFRPLKPQASVVRVAVYRMATAAGNSSEGRAPPPYTLAASARFTALLHNPSDRAVVFYDGLFAYVTYRGEMVAPPAPLPGVAQGRGADVALSPHFGLGGAVPVPVSADAAQALEGDCAAGRVELRLVVMGRVKYMSGPFRTGWRGLYLRCDVTVGLWVDATAGDDGAGDVPLLEYPKCSVDA; from the coding sequence ATGGGGAAGCAGCTCTGCGACATGCACCGCTCGCGCCGCCGCGCCCGCATCGTCGCCGCCGCCCTCCTCTCCGCCTTCGCCGCTGCTGCCGCCGCGCTCACGGTGTACCTCGTCTTCCGTCCGCTGAAGCCGCAGGCCTCCGTGGTGCGCGTCGCCGTGTACCGCATGGCCACGGCCGCCGGGAACTCCTCGGAGGGGCGGGCCCCGCCGCCGTACACGCTCGCGGCGAGCGCGCGGTTCACGGCGCTGCTGCACAACCCGAGCGACCGCGCCGTGGTGTTCTACGACGGCCTCTTCGCCTACGTGACGTACCGCGGGGAGATGGTGGCGCCCCCCGCGCCGCTGCCCGGGGTGGCACAGGGCCGCGGCGCCGACGTGGCGCTGTCGCCGCATTTCGGCCTTGGCGGCGCGGTGCCCGTGCCGGTGTCGGCAGACGCGGCGCAAGCGCTGGAGGGCGACTGCGCGGCGGGCCGCGTGGAGCTACGCCTCGTCGTCATGGGCCGGGTCAAGTACATGAGCGGGCCATTCAGGACCGGATGGCGCGGGCTATACCTGCGCTGCGATGTCACCGTCGGCCTCTGGGTGGACGCCACCGCGGGCGACGACGGAGCCGGGGACGTGCCACTGCTCGAGTACCCCAAGTGCTCCGTCGACGCTTGA